The Epinephelus moara isolate mb unplaced genomic scaffold, YSFRI_EMoa_1.0 scaffold1799, whole genome shotgun sequence genomic interval TCATTGCTCCCACTTGGCAACTTTGGTTCAGTTGTAGTGTTGCCAAATTGgatgaaaaaagtcattttgggTGTGTGCTGAAAAATTGGGCATATTGCTCAAGCCAAATTTTTAGAGATAGAGAAATCATAATGTTTTTGGGAACCTGTCACACCTGTTGCCAACAGCAAGAGAAATATATTGCACTAATTAATGTTACAATGTTACACAATAAGAAGgaggtagaaagaaaaaaaaaacaattgcacCTAAATACACCCagcattttaaatgaaattgcCATTGCCATCTCAAAGTGTTGAAATAATAACTGTAACCCTAAGCCTAATCCATGTTATTACTAATCTGGGGTGTTTGATGGATTTATGTAATTTCTGCTTTaataaatgttattaataataatacagtatTTTGATATTCATGGTAGTTACTCTAATTTCTCATTATTAGTTGGAAAATGTATTTGCAACACAGTGCTTCttcattttcattgtgtttGCATCAGTATGCTCAGTACAATACATAGTGAAgatcatcatttttattgtgGCCATTATCATAGGCTACTTCACTAATTCATACAAGTCAAGAAAGTTTTGAATCAGTATAATCTCCCTGAAATATTTTCCCAGAAATGATCATTCTGAAAGCTGATCTGAACCAGCTGTAAAAGAAAGCATAAATAAATGGATTGAGCATTGAGTTTGACAGCGTCAGCCAGTTAAGAGTTTCAATCATAGAAATCGGCACTGAATCATTAATGAGGGGCAGAAAGGTtatacaaagaaagaaaggagtccaacataaaagaaaaactcCTAAAACAATAGCCAGAGTTTTGGTGGCTTTTCTTTCCATCTTACTGACAGTTGCTCCAGACTTTGTGTTCTGACATGTTGTGTTCCTGATGCTGCGTGCCTGTCTCTTTGCAACAAGGAAAATCTTCAGGTAGATACAGAGCATTATGATCACTGggagataaaatgataaaatgggTCCAACAGTGTTTTCTATGAGAACATCAATTAAACAtctttcattacatttttcattgtttaatCCAGCAATTATGACACTAATTCCAATTAGAGCAGAAACCCCCCAGCTCACCAGGATCATGACCACAATTACACGATGGTTTATTCTGATGTTATATGTCAGAGGCTGACACACTGCATAATATCTGTCAATAGAGATACAACATAGGTTCAGAATAGAGGTTGTGCTCAGTGATATATCAAAACTGCCTCGGACTTTGCAAAATAAACCCTCATGATACAAACATGAGCTAACTGAGAAGGCCAAGCTAAAAGGAAAAACTATGATCCCAACAAGCAGGTCAGCCACAGCCAGAGAAAGAATAAGGTAATTTGTAGGAGTGTGGAGCTGTTGGAAATAAAGGACAGCGATGATAACAAGAAGGTTTCCAAATATTGTTATAACAGNCCAATCAGGAATGAGACTGCCTCCTCTTTGCATGAGATGTTGAAGATGAACAAATGAAGAAAGTTTAGTAAGTAGCGAGCGCTCTTCACTTTCATTCGTATACCCAATAAAATTTCCTTTTGAACTTTGATCTCAGCCAAACCTCATTGCTCCCACTTGGCAACTTTGGTTCAGTTGCAGTGTTGCCAGATTGGATCAAAACCTGCAGATTaggcaagtttttttttcttttcttttatcagTTTGGGCtggaaaaaaagttaatttgggTGTGTGCTGAAAAATTGGGCATATTGCTCAAGCCAAATTTTTAGAGATAGTAAGTTAACACAACAATCCTACAGCTTTTTTGGGAACCTGTCAAacctgtttccagcagcatttgtgccaATGAAAGTAGGTGATTATGAGAGGCCCTTTGAGACATAATTcatacttggtttcacacgcaacatcatactctcatacatacaccactatactctcacacaaacactactatactcTCTTACATGCACAGTCATACTGTCATATACACCACTGTGAGAGAGTATAgtactgtgtgtgagagagtataattaaacaggaagttagttTGATCAAACAGGAAGACAGTTTAAATCCTCATTCCTTGATTGGCTTAC includes:
- the LOC126387064 gene encoding trace amine-associated receptor 1-like; this encodes MQRGGSLIPDWXVITIFGNLLVIIAVLYFQQLHTPTNYLILSLAVADLLVGIIVFPFSLAFSVSSCLYHEGLFYRYYAVCQPLTYNIRINHRVIVVMILVSWGVSALIGISVIIAGLNNEKCNERCLIDVLIENTVGPILSFYLPVIIMLCIYLKIFLVAKRQARSIRNTTCQNTKSGATVSKMERKATKTLAIVLGVFLLCWTPFFLCITFLPLINDSVPISMIETLNWLTLSNSMLNPFIYAFFYSWFRSAFRMIISGKIFQGDYTDSKLS